Within the Desulfomicrobium macestii genome, the region TCGCCAGCGGCGGGAAAAGGACTTGGTCGCCAAAGGCGAAGCCAGCGCAGCCGAAACCGCGGTTGATCCCGAAGGCCACAATGAGTCGGCTCCGGAACAATACGCTGGCGAACGGCAGGCGCATCCCCATGAACCTGACTTCGAATCAGATCAGGGCCACCTGATAGACACGCAGGTATAGATGAATCCTCAAATTTCGTACTGGATACTTACTGCATCGACCCTGATGGAGATTCTGCTCATCGTTCTCGCCTTTTTTTTCTATGGCAAGCTGAAGAAATCCGAACTTCTTGTGCGCTCCCTACAGGACAGACAAGAGGAATTCCTGCAAAAATTGGACATGAACGCCCGTCTGGAAAAAGAAATCATAGGCACTTTCACCAAACGCCAAGAAGAACTGACCGCCCTGGAAGAAAAGCTGCATTACCGCGCCCTTGAAATGCGCCGGCTGCTTGAACAGGCTGAAAATTTCACCAAATCGCCGCAGTTTCTGCGACAGACGATCTTGAGCGGTTTCAAGCGAGGTCAGTCAGCCGAAGCCCTGGCACAGGCCACGGGTCTCAGCGTGGATGAAGTGGAACTCATCCTTGACCAACCCAAAAATTGAAGCCAGAGATCCTTGCCCGCCAAATGAACCGCCCCCGCGCCAATCATTGACAATCCAACCATTTCAATGCGGCGTTTGAGCGGGCCTTTTTTCCGTTCAAATTACGAAGGCCGCCAATCCAGCCGCTGAATTCCAACATATTTTTATGAAAAAAACACTATTCCCCATAACCCCCGACAAACCTTGGCTTGCGCCTCTGGCCGGATATTCCGATCTCCCCTTTCGGCTCCTGTGTCACGAATATGGATGCAGCGCTGCCGTGACGGAAATGGTCAGCGCCAAGGGTCTGATCTACAACAGTCCGGGCACCAATGAGCTTCTGCAGACCTGCGATGAAGACAGCCCCCTGATCGTACAGCTTTTTGGATCGGAAGAGCCTTTTCTTGTGCAGTCCATCGAACGCCTGCGGGAAGCGGGCTTCCGCTATTTCGATCTCAACTGCGGTTGCCCGGTGCGCAAGGTAGTGAAAACAGGCAGCGGCGCAGCCCTGCTCAAGGAACCGGAAAAGCTCCTTGGCATTGCGAAATCCATGATCAACGCGGCAGAGCCCGGTTGCATGGGCTTTAAGATCCGTCTGGGCTGGTATGTCGGGCAACCAGTCTATCTGCAGGTGGCCGCCAAGCTTGAGGAACTGGGCGCTGGCTGGGTGACCATGCATCCGCGCTTCGGCGCCCAGGGTTTCACCGGACATGCCGATTGGGCCCAACTGAAGTCGCTGAAGGAAAACGTGAGCCTGCCTGTCATCGCCAGCGGAGATCTCTTTCACGCGGAAGACGCCATGCAATGCGTCGAGCAAACAGGTGTGGATAGCATCATGTTCGCGCGCGGAGCCTTGAACGATCCGTCAATTTTCAAACGGTATCTGCACTTGCTGCGTAAAGAAGAGCCGGATCCAAATTCGTGGACGCACATGGTTGGCATGGTTCGCAGACTCAGTGAGCTCTATCCTCAGCATGGCATGGAGAGGCTTGGCCTGCTCAAAATGCGCACTCTGCTGCCCAGATTCCTCAAAGGCCTGCCCGGAGCGCGCGCGATCCGGCGCGATATCGTATTCTGCAAGTCATGGGACGATGTGTTCACGATTCTAGAAGCTGGCATGAATGAACCCGAGGAGATCTGAAATGGAACTTGTCATCGCTAAAACGGCGGGCTTTTGCATGGGAGTGGACATGGCGCTGCACAAGCTGGACAACGCCGTGGCCGCTCCACCTCAAGATGCAACCATCTACACTCTGGGCCCCATCATCCATAATCCGCAAGTGCTGGCACGATACAAGGAGCAGGGGGTG harbors:
- a CDS encoding tRNA dihydrouridine synthase, which codes for MKKTLFPITPDKPWLAPLAGYSDLPFRLLCHEYGCSAAVTEMVSAKGLIYNSPGTNELLQTCDEDSPLIVQLFGSEEPFLVQSIERLREAGFRYFDLNCGCPVRKVVKTGSGAALLKEPEKLLGIAKSMINAAEPGCMGFKIRLGWYVGQPVYLQVAAKLEELGAGWVTMHPRFGAQGFTGHADWAQLKSLKENVSLPVIASGDLFHAEDAMQCVEQTGVDSIMFARGALNDPSIFKRYLHLLRKEEPDPNSWTHMVGMVRRLSELYPQHGMERLGLLKMRTLLPRFLKGLPGARAIRRDIVFCKSWDDVFTILEAGMNEPEEI